The sequence CAACCGCGCGGACCGGCTCGGCAACGGCCAGTACCTGGGCCCCGATCCGTACTTCGACGACCTGTTTTGCGAAGCCGCCGACACCGCGTACCTCTCCTGCGAACGCCTCGTCGAGACCGCCGAGCTCACGGACGGGCCCGCCCCGCAGACCCTCCTCGTGAGACGCAGCTCCGTCACCGGTGTCGTCGAGACCCCGAACGGCGCGCACTTCACCTCCTGCGTCCCCGACCACCCCCGCGACGAGGCGTTCCAGAAGGCGTACGCCACGGCCGCCGCGGACCCCGCGGCATGGGCCGAGTTCAGCGAACGCTTCCTGCCCGCGGGGGGCGACGAGAAGAGCTACCAGTCAGCCGTCCGGACCTGGCACGAGGAGCAGATGTGAGCGCCGAAGCCGCTGCGGGGACCGTCACCCGGGCCGAGTACTGCGTGATCGCGTGCGCCGAGGCGTGGCGCGACAACGGCGAGGTGCTGGCCAGCCCGATGGGCCTGATCCCGGCGCTCGGCGCCCGCCTCGCCAAGCGCACCTTCTCGCCCGACCTGCTGCTCACCGACGGCGAGGCGCTGATCGTCGGGCTCGACGGCACGCCGGAGGGCTGGCTGCCCTACCGTCAGCATCTCACCATGGTCACCGGCGGCAAGCGGCACGTGATGATGGGCGCGAGCCAGATCGACCGCTTCGGCAATCAGAACATCTCCTGCGTCGGCGACTGGGAACGGCCCGTCCGCCAGCTCCTCGGGGTCCGCGGCGCACCGGTCAACACCCTGAACAATCCCGTCAGTTACTGGGTTCCGCGCCACGCCCGCCGGGTCTTCGTCGAACGCGTCGACATGGTCTGCGGGGTCGGTTACGACAGGGCCGCGGCGGCCGGTCCCTCCGCGACCCGCTTCCACCGCGTCCCCCGGGTCGTCAGCGATCTCGGTGTCTTCGACTTCGCGACCCCGGACCGCTCCATGCGGCTCGCCTCACTGCATCCGGGCGTCACCGTCGACCAGGTCCGCGAAGCCACGGGTTTCGCGCTCACGATCGAGGACGACGTGCCCTTCACCCGTGAGCCGACCGCCGGGGAACTCCGCCTGATCCGCGAGGTCATCGACCCCACCGGCACCCGCGACCGCGAGGTCCGGTCCTGATGCGCACGGCCCTGACCGAACTCGTCGGTGTCCGGTACCCGATCGTGCAGACCGGCATGGGCTGGGTCGCCGGCCCCCGGCTGGTCACCGCCACCGCCGAGGCGGGCGCCCTCGGCATCCTGGCCTCCGCGACGATGACCGTGGAGCAGCTGCGCGCCGCGGTCCTGGAGGTCAAGTCCCGTACCGACGCACCGTTCGGCGTGAATCTGCGGGCGGATGCCGGGGACGCGCGCGAGCGGGTACGGATCATCATCGACGAGGGGGTGCGGGTGGCGTCGTTCGCGCTGGCCCCGTCACGGGAGCTGATCGCCGAACTGAAGGACGCGGGC is a genomic window of Streptomyces sp. NBC_01237 containing:
- a CDS encoding CoA-transferase subunit beta, whose product is MSAEAAAGTVTRAEYCVIACAEAWRDNGEVLASPMGLIPALGARLAKRTFSPDLLLTDGEALIVGLDGTPEGWLPYRQHLTMVTGGKRHVMMGASQIDRFGNQNISCVGDWERPVRQLLGVRGAPVNTLNNPVSYWVPRHARRVFVERVDMVCGVGYDRAAAAGPSATRFHRVPRVVSDLGVFDFATPDRSMRLASLHPGVTVDQVREATGFALTIEDDVPFTREPTAGELRLIREVIDPTGTRDREVRS